In bacterium, the following proteins share a genomic window:
- a CDS encoding glycine betaine ABC transporter substrate-binding protein, whose translation MAKRRSGLFQGQLLAVLVIGALVSAIVPGSSPGAAAAGKPHLTVGGKLDTEAQLLTKVYVLVLRKAGFDVTEKSKLGTNDIVHNAIVSGQIDLYPEFTATGLARLKLKTTHDDQKDYALVKAGYQKQFHITWLAMSPLNDTYGICTTQARGAKLGTRVSQLAAAAPKLTVASPPDGTSDPNVLPGMKAAYGFTFGRTTVLDEALTFPAVQQGKADVNVCYTTSALIAKNHFVLLDDDRHLFPIYHPAPIVRDAALTQAPGIATALNALAPKLTTEVSQQLQLQVVNGSSVTDAATTWLKGAGLL comes from the coding sequence GTGGCGAAGCGCAGAAGCGGATTGTTCCAAGGACAGCTGCTGGCGGTGCTCGTGATCGGGGCGCTCGTGAGCGCGATCGTCCCGGGAAGCAGTCCCGGAGCGGCGGCCGCGGGCAAGCCGCACCTCACCGTCGGAGGCAAGCTCGATACCGAAGCGCAGTTGCTGACCAAAGTGTACGTGCTTGTGCTCCGGAAGGCCGGATTCGACGTCACCGAAAAATCCAAGCTCGGCACCAACGACATCGTTCACAACGCCATCGTGAGCGGTCAGATCGATCTGTACCCGGAGTTCACCGCGACCGGGCTGGCGCGGTTGAAGCTCAAGACCACGCACGACGACCAAAAGGACTACGCTCTCGTGAAGGCCGGCTACCAGAAGCAGTTCCACATCACCTGGCTGGCGATGTCACCGCTCAACGACACCTACGGGATCTGCACGACCCAGGCGCGGGGAGCGAAGCTCGGGACGAGGGTCAGCCAGCTGGCGGCGGCGGCCCCGAAGCTGACCGTCGCGTCCCCGCCCGACGGCACCAGCGATCCGAACGTCCTCCCCGGGATGAAGGCGGCGTACGGCTTTACGTTCGGGAGGACCACGGTGCTCGATGAGGCGCTGACGTTTCCCGCCGTCCAGCAGGGCAAGGCCGACGTCAACGTCTGCTACACGACGAGCGCGCTCATTGCGAAGAACCACTTTGTCCTGCTCGACGACGACCGCCACCTGTTCCCGATCTACCATCCGGCGCCGATCGTGCGCGACGCCGCCCTGACACAGGCGCCCGGCATCGCGACGGCGCTCAACGCGCTCGCGCCGAAGCTGACCACGGAGGTCAGCCAGCAGCTTCAGCTTCAAGTGGTGAACGGGTCGAGCGTCACGGACGCCGCCACCACCTGGCTCAAGGGGGCGGGGCTCCTCTAG